The genome window ATTTTAGTCAAGCAAGGAGCAACATACAATGAATGTTTTGCAAGGTGGGCATAAAGCACGGTAAAGTACGGATAATTTATCGATTCATTAGCTTTTGGAACCTAATAGTGCCTGACGCCGTTTTAAGCCCCGATTTAAAAATACTTAATTCACAATGCAGAGAATTTATAACCTCTTTAGTGCATGCCGATGTTGCTCACGATATTACCCATATAGAACGCGTGGTGCGCGTTGCAATACAGTTATGTAATGCGGAGCAGGCAAACATGTCAGTTGTATTACCTGCTGCGTGGATGCACGACTGTGTGGCGGTGGCTAAAAACCACCCTGATCGTGCAAAAGCCTCTACTATGGCAGCCGATAAGGCATTGGAATTTTTAAAATCTATTAATTATGACGAGTCACTTTTTGATGAGATTCATCATGCAATTGCCGCTCATAGTTTCAGCGCAAATATAAAAATTAAAACAGTTGAAGCGCAAATAGTACAAGATGCTGACAGAATGGATGCATTGGGCGCTATTGGAGTGAGTCGATGCATGAAAGTAGGCGGATCAATTTCTCGGTTATTGTATAACCCAGAAGACCCTTTTTGTATTGAACGCGAGGCTGATGATAAAACATACACGCTTGATCACTTTTTTATAAAGTTATTACATATTGCCGATAGTATGAATACGCCATCTGCTAAAGCAGAAGCGAATAGACGTACAAGGTATATGCATGACTTTTTAGAGCAATTAAAGTCAGAAATAGGTGAGTAACGTGAATAATACAAGCATACCTAAATTATCTGGGATTGATCATAGCCATTTAAATGTTGATAACTTGATTGATGCCGTTAAGTGGTATGAGCGTGTTTTAGGTTTTAGTGTAGTACCCGAGCTTGCCTTTTGGGATGAGGACGGACGCGGCCCTTTAACACTTGAAGATACTAGTTCAACAACTCGTTTAGCACTTTTTGAAGGTGAGGGGCGTAGTAAAGGGATTGCATTTTTGGCCTCAGGGGATCAATTTATTCAATGGCGTAATCATCTTGAGGGTTTAAATATAAAAGTAGTTTTAGCAGATCATGGTGTAACGTTTTCTATGTACTTTAAAGATGAAAGCGGTAATAGCCATGAAATTACGTCACATGACTATCGTTATATAAAGTCTTACTATCCAAATGTTGAGCTTGGCTCTCACAGCGCTAAAAAGAATTAGCTTTCTTGATTTGAATTTTTTATAGCAAGAATATCGTCTAATTTTTTCACAAATAGTTCGATTAGAGCGGGATCAAAATGAGCTCCTGCTTGCTCTTGCATATGCAAAACTGTTTTCTCTACACTCCATGCCTCTTTATAAGGGCGTTTTGAAGTCAGAGCATCAAAAACGTCAGCAACGGCAACAATTCTACCTTCAATTGATATTTCTTCGCCTTTGATCCCGTTAGGATAGCCTGAACCATCCCATTTTTCGTGGTGTTCAATAGCAAGTTTATGAGCGAGTTGTAATAATGGCGATGAAGAATTTGCTAATATTTGTGCACCAATTATGGCGTGTTTCTTCATATGTTCAAACTCTTCAGAAGTTAACTTTCCTGGCTTGAGTAAGATAGCATCAGGGATACCTATTTTCCCAACATCGTGCATTGGGGCGGCTTGGCGTAAAAGCTCTGCACTTTGCTCATCCATACCTAGCGCTAATGCTAATACTTTGCTGTATTGGCTCATACGCACTATATGTTCGCCAGTGTCAGTATCTTTATATTCAGCAGCACGGCCTAGACGTTGTACTAAATCTACATGTGCTTGTTTTAATTGCTCAGCTTGCACTAGCGATAAGTGAGTTTTAACTCTAGCTCTTACAATAGCAGGGCTTATTGGCTTAGTAATATAATCTACGGCACCAAGTTCAAAACCTTTAAATTCATCATTTTCGTCCCCCAAAGCTGTCACAAAAATAATGGGGATATGAGACGTTTTAGGATTGTTTTTTACCCGCTGGCAGACTTCAAACCCATTCATATCTGGCATCATTATGTCGAGCAAAATTAGCTTTGGTAGTTCTTTTTCAAGTAGTGCCAATGCGGCATCACCCGATTTAGCAAACGACATACGATATTGATTACCTAACACTTCGCGCATTACTTTTAGATTTGCAGGCTCATCGTCAACAATTAATACTCGTGGCCTATCTGTTGTAAAATCCATTAATTAATACTCATTGTTTGTTAGTTTTTCAAGTAAGGTTTCTAGTATTACGTGTGCTTTATCAAAATCAAATTCATCAAAGGCCTCGGCTATAGCATCAACATCATCTTGACAGTTAGCAGGTGCGCCGCGTTGCAGCTTTGCTAATAGCTCATCATTTAGCTCTGCGTTTTGTGCATCTTGATAAAGCGTCTTACACAGTGACTTAATTTCATCAATTGATAGCGTGTCAGAACTATTATCTTCAGGCTTACTACTTGGCTTATCGCAAGTATTAGATGACAGCAGTTGTGAGATGACAAGTAGCTCGTTTTTTATATCGTCTAAAGTACTAATAACTTTAGCGTCACTTTGTTTTTGCTCTAAATCGGTTAATAACTTCATTAATGTTATTAGGCCTAAGTTACCAGCAACACCTTTAAGTGTGTGAATGGTGCTATCGACATCTTTTATATTTGATAATTTATCACTGAATAATGTTTCGAACCGTTTATTACTGTCACTAATAAATTTAGTAATCTCTGTAAGTTGCTTACATTTAGAACCCCAAAGGGCTAACCCTTTTTCAAAATCTATATGCTGCGCTTTAGGATCGCTTTGCGATATAACCATTTCTTTTGCAATACCAAGACCAAGCACTTGGGCTATTTCTTGGTTTAGCTGATTTATATCGACGGGTTTATTTGCAAAGCCATTCATGCCTGCTTTTTTAGCCGTAAGCTTATCTTGTTGTAATACACTGGCTGTGAGCGCGATAATTGGCGTGTATTTAATTTGTCTTTGATTTTCTATTGCTCTTATTTTTTGTGTTGCCTCTATGCCATCACACAATGGCATATGTATATCCATTAAAATGACATCAAAGTCTTGTTCTTCAAATACTTTAATCGCTTCAAGTCCGTTAGATGCCTTGGTAACTGCATGTTGATCGCGTGACAGGAGTAAAGAAAGTAGTTCTGTATTTTGCTCTATATCGTCAACTACTAACACCCTAAGTGCAGGCAGTTGTGTGTGTAGACCATCAAAATGATCTATTTTAGTTTCGTCACCTAAAGTAAGCGGCAATGAAAAGTAAAAGCAGGTGCCTTTACCTAGCTCACTTACTAAGTTTATTGTTCCGCCCATAAGCTCTACAAGTTGTTTGCTTATGGTAGTACCAAGACCTGTACCACCAAAACGGCGAGTAGTAGTACCATCGGCTTGTTCGAAAGGTTGAAACACTGCTTGAATACGATCTTTTGCAATACCAATACCGGTATCTTGCACTTCAAAAAACAGATGCTGATTTTGTGTTATAGCAACAGTTACGGTAACAGAGCCTTTTTCGGTAAACTTAATAGCATTACCAATTAAATTAGTAAGTACTTGCCTGAGTCGATCTGGGTCACCGTAATAAGTAGCACTTACTGATTCTTTAATATGAAGTTTAAGTTCTAAATCTTTCTTTTTAGCTTCTAACCAAAAAGTAGAAATAATACTGTCTATTACTGGCTTTAAACTAAAGTGTATTGGCTCAATAGTGAGCTTACCGCGCTCTAGTTTTGCGGAATCGAGAATTTCATTTAATAATCTAAGTAATGAACGCGCTGCATTATTTACGGTAACTAAATGCTTTTGTTGTTCTTGATCAAGTGGGGTATCCATTAATAGATCGCTAAAACCTATTATAGAATTCATTGGGGTGCGTATTTCATGGCTCATATTAGCCATAAAAGATTGCTTTGCATAAGCAGCTTCTTCAGCTTTGAATTTAGCTTGCTCTAGTTTTTCTTCATATTCTTTGCGTTCTGTAATATCAACTAAAACACCATCAATCCACTTTGCTTGGCCTTGGGTATCAAAGTCGATGCTGCCTTTATCTAAAAGCCATAAGATTTTACCGCTTCTGTGGCGAATTCTGTATTCGATTGAATACTGACGTTTCTCTTCTACGGCTTTTGTGACGGCATCTACAATAGGTTGCTGGTCTGATTTTAAAACTAGATCGTTAAATTCAATGCAATGTTCAGTAAATTCATTAGGGTTATAACCCGTTAACTCGTTGATGCTCGGGCTGATAAAAAGCATGGTCCAGTTATCATCAAATTTACACCTAAAAGCCACACCTGGCATGTTATCCATTAAAGAGCGATACTTTTGCTCTTTTTCTTCAAGGCTTTTTTGTAAAGCTCGTTGCTCTGATAAGTCTGTTATGAAGCCTACGTATAGAGGATTTTGCCCTGGCTGATTAACTTCTCCAATCCCCAAACGAATCGGGAATAAGTGGCCATTTTTATGCTTTGCAAAAATTTCACGGTTAACACCGATTACTTTACCTAAATCAATATTTTTAGCTTTAGAAAGGTAGCTATCGTGATGCATCGCGATAGCATCATCCATTAGCATTTTAATATTATGATTTTGTACTTCATTTTCGTGCCAGCCAAAAATTTTACTGGCTGATTCGTTAAAGCTCAAAATAATGCCGGTGTGATCAATCGTTACGATTCCATCAATGGCTGTGCCTAAAATTGCGTTTAAGCGAGACTCGTCGGCTGACTTTTCTTCAAGTAACATTTTATATCTGACCATGCCATTAAGTACCGCTACTACGCTTGTAATGGCAATCGTTGCAGTTGCAACCGCGATGGCTACAAAAGTGAGCCCAGCAGAAGCATTTGCGTCGTCATATAAAAGAGGGGATGTTGCAACAAAGCGTGTAGATGCCATGCCCATATAATGCATAGCAGCAACAGCAAAGCCTAATATAATAGCGCTGATGGCTCTATTTTGTAGGTATGATAATTTTGGAAAAAATTTTTCAAGATTAAAGCGGCTATATAACGCTATAAACGAAAGAGCGACGGCAACTAAAATTGAAAGGCCAAAGGTCAGTGGGTCATAGCGCAACATTGGGGAAAGCTCCATTGCAGCCATACCGCTGTAATGCATTGTACCAATACCAGCCCCAAGTAAGATGGAGCAAATGCTGAGCACTCTAAAGTTTCCATCACTATTTACAAGTATTGATACCGCATACTGGCATGCTAATAAAGCAGGAAGAAAAGAGAGTAGTGTGATTGTTGGATCGTAGCTTATATTAGTACATAGCGAAAAAGCTAACATACCTATAAAGTGCATACTCCAAATACCAGAAGAAAATACAGTTGCTGCAGTTATATTTGCTAAACGTTGATAACGAGGGAATTTAGTCTCTTTTGCTAAATCAATGAGCTTAGTAGTAAAAAAAGCAGCAAAAATGGCTATTAATACAGACATTGAGACTAGAAGAGGGTCGTAAACCCCATTAAGTATTAGGCTTGGATCTTGGTCTGTAATGAAGAAAGCTGATAGCATAACGGCTCGAAATATAATCTTTATTTTACAAGTTTAATCTAATTTACTAATAAATGAACCGTTATTTCTAATCGCGCTATAAAGTGACGAATTCTAACCAAGTTTATTTATTTTTTGTTATTGAAGTAAATAAAATATTTTAACTTTCAATTCAAATAAAACAGACGGCTCAATCTATAGCTTATTATAATAAAGTGGATTAGGAGTTAGGTGCGACTGTATGCCTAAGAGTTTAAAATTGATGGTAATATGGATTATATAAACGGATGCTATATTTAGAGTTTAAGTCGTGTTTGAATATCAACTAAAAAAGAGTACTAGACGCAAAACAGTCGCAATAAAAGTGCATAGTCAAAAGGTA of Pseudoalteromonas arctica A 37-1-2 contains these proteins:
- a CDS encoding MHYT domain-containing protein — encoded protein: MLSAFFITDQDPSLILNGVYDPLLVSMSVLIAIFAAFFTTKLIDLAKETKFPRYQRLANITAATVFSSGIWSMHFIGMLAFSLCTNISYDPTITLLSFLPALLACQYAVSILVNSDGNFRVLSICSILLGAGIGTMHYSGMAAMELSPMLRYDPLTFGLSILVAVALSFIALYSRFNLEKFFPKLSYLQNRAISAIILGFAVAAMHYMGMASTRFVATSPLLYDDANASAGLTFVAIAVATATIAITSVVAVLNGMVRYKMLLEEKSADESRLNAILGTAIDGIVTIDHTGIILSFNESASKIFGWHENEVQNHNIKMLMDDAIAMHHDSYLSKAKNIDLGKVIGVNREIFAKHKNGHLFPIRLGIGEVNQPGQNPLYVGFITDLSEQRALQKSLEEKEQKYRSLMDNMPGVAFRCKFDDNWTMLFISPSINELTGYNPNEFTEHCIEFNDLVLKSDQQPIVDAVTKAVEEKRQYSIEYRIRHRSGKILWLLDKGSIDFDTQGQAKWIDGVLVDITERKEYEEKLEQAKFKAEEAAYAKQSFMANMSHEIRTPMNSIIGFSDLLMDTPLDQEQQKHLVTVNNAARSLLRLLNEILDSAKLERGKLTIEPIHFSLKPVIDSIISTFWLEAKKKDLELKLHIKESVSATYYGDPDRLRQVLTNLIGNAIKFTEKGSVTVTVAITQNQHLFFEVQDTGIGIAKDRIQAVFQPFEQADGTTTRRFGGTGLGTTISKQLVELMGGTINLVSELGKGTCFYFSLPLTLGDETKIDHFDGLHTQLPALRVLVVDDIEQNTELLSLLLSRDQHAVTKASNGLEAIKVFEEQDFDVILMDIHMPLCDGIEATQKIRAIENQRQIKYTPIIALTASVLQQDKLTAKKAGMNGFANKPVDINQLNQEIAQVLGLGIAKEMVISQSDPKAQHIDFEKGLALWGSKCKQLTEITKFISDSNKRFETLFSDKLSNIKDVDSTIHTLKGVAGNLGLITLMKLLTDLEQKQSDAKVISTLDDIKNELLVISQLLSSNTCDKPSSKPEDNSSDTLSIDEIKSLCKTLYQDAQNAELNDELLAKLQRGAPANCQDDVDAIAEAFDEFDFDKAHVILETLLEKLTNNEY
- a CDS encoding response regulator, with amino-acid sequence MDFTTDRPRVLIVDDEPANLKVMREVLGNQYRMSFAKSGDAALALLEKELPKLILLDIMMPDMNGFEVCQRVKNNPKTSHIPIIFVTALGDENDEFKGFELGAVDYITKPISPAIVRARVKTHLSLVQAEQLKQAHVDLVQRLGRAAEYKDTDTGEHIVRMSQYSKVLALALGMDEQSAELLRQAAPMHDVGKIGIPDAILLKPGKLTSEEFEHMKKHAIIGAQILANSSSPLLQLAHKLAIEHHEKWDGSGYPNGIKGEEISIEGRIVAVADVFDALTSKRPYKEAWSVEKTVLHMQEQAGAHFDPALIELFVKKLDDILAIKNSNQES
- a CDS encoding HD domain-containing protein, yielding MFCKVGIKHGKVRIIYRFISFWNLIVPDAVLSPDLKILNSQCREFITSLVHADVAHDITHIERVVRVAIQLCNAEQANMSVVLPAAWMHDCVAVAKNHPDRAKASTMAADKALEFLKSINYDESLFDEIHHAIAAHSFSANIKIKTVEAQIVQDADRMDALGAIGVSRCMKVGGSISRLLYNPEDPFCIEREADDKTYTLDHFFIKLLHIADSMNTPSAKAEANRRTRYMHDFLEQLKSEIGE
- a CDS encoding VOC family protein; this translates as MNNTSIPKLSGIDHSHLNVDNLIDAVKWYERVLGFSVVPELAFWDEDGRGPLTLEDTSSTTRLALFEGEGRSKGIAFLASGDQFIQWRNHLEGLNIKVVLADHGVTFSMYFKDESGNSHEITSHDYRYIKSYYPNVELGSHSAKKN